One window from the genome of Chroococcidiopsis sp. TS-821 encodes:
- a CDS encoding chemotaxis protein CheB: MSGCDIIVVGASAGGVEALEQLIRHLPTDLPAAIFVVLHIPAQGTSVLPSILNRCIQKQHKKKSLLKAVHPQDGAEIQQNHIYVAPPDYHLLVKNGYLHLARGPRENSHRPAVDPLFRTAARVYGKRVVGVVLSGTLDDGTAGLAAIKQQGGIAIAQDPEEALYSGMPRSAIENVAVDHILPVAKIAAILVELANQPIATEVQSVSRDMNIEADMAELELGAMQNLDRPGKPSAFGCPECGGVLWELNEGNLTRFRCRTGHAYSSDSLLAEQSEALEEALWNALRALEEKAALSQRLATQARTRNQPYSAKRFQTQGEDAQAQAKLVRNLLLKGEDNGHLSTVNGQIASSIENATPVTQAQSNENLKASTTFPVVAIGASAGGLKALGEVLSSLCADFPAAITVVQHLYPYHSSQIANILNHRTALTVKEAEQNEQLQPGKVYIAPPNKHLLVTSTGTLCLSDAQMVHFVRPSVDLLFESVAASFQTQAIAVVLTGMGSDGAMGVRAIKQMGGKAIAQDRASADFFGMPSAAIETGEVDFVVPLQEIATILMRLVTKDNL; the protein is encoded by the coding sequence ATGTCTGGATGCGACATTATCGTCGTTGGAGCCTCGGCGGGAGGCGTTGAAGCGCTAGAGCAACTTATTCGTCATTTGCCTACAGACCTACCTGCTGCCATATTCGTTGTGCTGCATATACCAGCACAAGGTACAAGTGTACTACCAAGTATTCTCAACCGCTGTATTCAGAAACAACATAAAAAAAAATCTTTACTTAAAGCCGTTCATCCCCAAGATGGTGCAGAAATTCAGCAAAATCACATTTATGTTGCGCCACCTGATTATCACCTACTCGTTAAAAACGGTTACCTTCACCTAGCACGCGGTCCTAGAGAAAATAGCCATCGACCTGCTGTCGATCCGTTGTTTCGTACAGCTGCAAGAGTTTATGGAAAAAGGGTTGTAGGAGTTGTTTTGTCAGGTACTCTCGATGATGGCACAGCAGGTTTAGCCGCAATCAAGCAGCAAGGCGGAATCGCGATCGCCCAAGACCCCGAAGAAGCACTTTATTCCGGAATGCCGCGCAGTGCCATTGAAAATGTTGCGGTAGACCATATTTTACCTGTAGCCAAAATAGCCGCAATTTTGGTGGAATTGGCAAATCAACCGATCGCCACAGAAGTACAATCCGTGTCGCGCGACATGAACATAGAAGCTGACATGGCAGAATTGGAGTTAGGCGCAATGCAAAACCTCGATCGCCCAGGAAAACCATCAGCCTTTGGCTGTCCCGAATGCGGAGGCGTTCTTTGGGAACTCAATGAAGGAAATTTAACACGCTTTCGCTGTCGTACAGGACACGCTTACTCTAGCGATAGTTTACTCGCTGAACAATCTGAAGCCTTAGAAGAAGCACTGTGGAACGCGCTGCGAGCCTTAGAAGAAAAAGCAGCACTCTCGCAACGATTAGCTACACAAGCGCGCACTCGCAATCAACCTTATTCAGCAAAACGCTTCCAAACCCAAGGAGAAGACGCCCAAGCACAAGCAAAATTAGTTCGTAATCTACTTCTTAAAGGTGAAGACAACGGTCACCTGTCAACAGTCAATGGTCAAATAGCAAGTTCAATTGAAAATGCTACGCCAGTGACACAAGCGCAGAGTAACGAAAATCTGAAGGCTTCTACTACATTTCCCGTCGTCGCGATCGGTGCTTCCGCGGGTGGACTGAAAGCGCTTGGCGAAGTTTTATCCTCGTTATGTGCAGACTTTCCCGCAGCAATTACCGTGGTGCAACACTTGTACCCCTATCATTCTAGTCAAATAGCAAATATTCTCAACCACCGTACAGCTTTAACGGTGAAAGAAGCAGAACAAAACGAACAATTGCAACCTGGTAAAGTTTATATTGCGCCACCGAATAAGCACTTACTGGTGACGTCAACCGGTACGCTTTGCTTATCAGATGCTCAAATGGTACACTTTGTGCGTCCTTCAGTCGATCTACTGTTCGAATCAGTCGCCGCGAGTTTTCAAACGCAAGCGATCGCCGTTGTTTTAACAGGGATGGGAAGTGATGGTGCAATGGGGGTACGCGCAATTAAACAAATGGGTGGCAAAGCGATCGCGCAAGACCGTGCTAGTGCCGATTTTTTTGGAATGCCAAGCGCTGCAATTGAAACAGGGGAAGTTGATTTTGTTGTTCCACTACAAGAAATTGCGACTATCTTGATGCGTTTAGTGACAAAAGATAACTTGTAG
- a CDS encoding CheR family methyltransferase: protein MNSDFEALLNYIKHSRGFDFTGYKRPSLMRRVGKRMQALEVDNYSNYIDYLEVHPQEFVHLFNTILINVTSFFRDPIVWEYIQTEIMPRIIARKEPSEPIRVWSAGCASGQEAYTLAIVLAEALGIEQFRARVKIYATDIDEEALNCARHAAYNAREVAELSPELLERYFDCYENVYTFRKDLRRSVIFGRHDLVQDAPISRIDLLVCRNTLMYFNAEAQTKIISRFHFALNDSGFLVLGKAEMLLSHSNSFTPVDLKRRIFSKLATANNRDRFLLMSSNNDVDTNNYLTRYSSLRDAAFDATPLAQLIFDLNGVLTLANERSRNLFGLSYRDIGRLLQDLEISYRPIDLRSCIDQAYRDRRPHLYKDVEWTTGGEPQYFDIQVAPLLDVNSIAIGVSITFNDVTRAKCLQDELEHSNQELEMAYEELQSTNEELETTNEELQSSNEELETTNEELQSTNEELETMNEELHSSNEELQTTNEELRLRSEELNAANAFLASILTSLRCGVVVLDRDLLIQAWSDKAEDLWGLRASEVQGQHFLNLDIGLPVEQIRQPIRTCLMAESDYIAITVNAVNRRGKLIQCKVTCTPLLSRTQEIQGVILLMEEQASEELQ from the coding sequence ATGAACTCAGATTTTGAAGCATTGCTTAACTACATCAAGCATAGTCGTGGATTTGATTTTACAGGTTACAAACGACCAAGCTTAATGCGTCGTGTTGGTAAACGGATGCAAGCCCTTGAGGTAGACAACTATAGCAACTATATCGATTACCTAGAGGTGCATCCTCAAGAATTTGTGCATCTGTTTAACACGATTTTAATTAACGTTACCTCTTTTTTTCGCGACCCGATTGTCTGGGAATACATACAAACCGAGATTATGCCGCGCATAATCGCCCGCAAGGAACCCTCCGAACCGATTCGAGTTTGGAGTGCAGGCTGTGCTTCAGGACAAGAAGCATACACTTTGGCAATTGTGCTAGCAGAAGCACTCGGAATTGAACAGTTTCGCGCGCGTGTCAAAATTTATGCGACTGATATTGATGAAGAAGCGCTTAACTGCGCACGTCATGCTGCTTATAATGCTAGAGAAGTAGCAGAACTTTCGCCAGAACTCTTAGAACGGTATTTCGATTGCTACGAAAATGTTTATACCTTCCGCAAAGACTTGCGCCGTTCCGTGATTTTTGGTCGTCATGATTTAGTGCAAGATGCACCGATTTCGCGCATTGATTTATTAGTCTGTCGCAACACGCTGATGTATTTCAATGCCGAAGCGCAAACCAAAATTATCAGTCGCTTTCACTTTGCCTTAAACGATAGTGGATTTTTGGTATTAGGCAAAGCGGAGATGTTACTTAGCCATAGTAATAGTTTTACTCCAGTAGACCTCAAACGACGCATTTTTAGTAAGCTAGCAACCGCCAATAATCGCGATCGCTTTTTGTTAATGTCTTCAAATAACGATGTAGACACGAATAACTATCTAACGCGTTATAGCTCCCTCCGCGATGCTGCTTTTGATGCGACTCCACTCGCACAACTTATCTTCGACCTTAATGGTGTTTTGACTTTAGCTAATGAGCGATCGCGAAATTTATTCGGTTTGAGTTATCGAGATATTGGTCGTTTACTGCAAGACTTAGAAATATCGTACCGCCCGATTGATTTACGTTCGTGTATCGACCAAGCGTATCGCGATCGCCGTCCTCATCTTTACAAAGATGTTGAATGGACGACGGGTGGAGAACCCCAATATTTTGATATTCAGGTTGCCCCGCTTTTAGATGTCAATAGTATCGCGATCGGTGTGAGTATCACCTTCAATGATGTGACGCGTGCCAAATGCTTGCAAGACGAACTTGAGCATTCTAACCAAGAGTTAGAAATGGCTTACGAGGAATTGCAATCCACAAATGAAGAACTCGAAACAACGAACGAAGAACTGCAATCCTCTAACGAGGAATTAGAGACAACCAACGAGGAACTTCAATCGACAAACGAAGAGTTAGAAACCATGAACGAGGAACTACACTCTTCTAACGAAGAACTTCAAACAACGAACGAAGAGTTGCGCTTGCGTAGCGAAGAACTCAATGCCGCTAATGCGTTTTTAGCATCAATTTTAACAAGTCTTCGTTGTGGTGTTGTCGTTTTAGACCGCGACTTACTTATCCAAGCTTGGAGTGACAAAGCCGAAGATTTATGGGGTTTACGCGCTTCTGAAGTGCAAGGACAACACTTTCTTAACTTAGATATTGGTTTACCTGTAGAGCAGATTAGACAACCGATTCGCACCTGTCTAATGGCAGAATCTGATTACATAGCAATTACCGTAAACGCAGTCAATCGCCGAGGAAAACTCATTCAGTGTAAAGTTACGTGTACGCCATTGTTAAGTAGAACGCAAGAGATTCAAGGCGTCATTTTGTTAATGGAAGAACAAGCAAGCGAAGAGTTACAATAA
- a CDS encoding PAS domain-containing sensor histidine kinase — protein MYERAAKLYQQTSSSFCEPELAADSLEELRIALEELRVAEEELLEQNEALASMRAQLEAESKRYQELFEFAPDGYLVTDELGTIKEANRAAATMLNVPQQFLLGKPIINFIPYEQRSAFRSRLQQLRNTERLQEWELRLFPRHGTGFDAAFTVATIRNNDGNTTGWRWLMRDITARKQAEAKLREIELQNLQLRETARIKSHFLAVMSHELRSPMNAIIGFSQLLLRNPSDRLSPQQASMVKRILNSGKHLLHLIDEILDFSRLEAGRLELQLEEFNLAELIHATTEEMHPLVEQKQLTLQVQLDLQNPIILNDKYRLRQVLINLLSNAIKFTDSGSIQVSVGEPACEQIAIAVQDTGIGIAADDLNEIFTEFRQVNQTLVRQHGGTGLGLAITDRLVEMMRGSIAVTSELGQGSTFCVEIPRRVPC, from the coding sequence ATGTACGAGCGCGCTGCTAAACTGTATCAGCAAACAAGTTCATCTTTTTGCGAACCAGAACTCGCTGCTGACTCGCTAGAAGAATTGCGCATAGCGCTAGAAGAGTTGCGCGTCGCTGAAGAAGAGCTACTTGAGCAAAATGAAGCTTTGGCGAGTATGCGCGCTCAACTTGAAGCAGAAAGTAAGCGATATCAAGAATTATTTGAATTTGCTCCGGATGGCTACTTAGTTACTGATGAGCTAGGCACCATTAAAGAAGCCAATCGTGCTGCGGCGACAATGCTCAATGTTCCACAGCAGTTTTTGTTAGGCAAGCCAATCATCAATTTTATTCCTTACGAACAACGCAGCGCCTTCCGCAGCCGACTGCAACAACTCCGCAACACCGAACGACTTCAAGAATGGGAATTACGCTTATTTCCGCGTCACGGTACAGGCTTTGATGCGGCTTTTACTGTTGCGACAATCCGCAACAACGATGGTAATACCACAGGTTGGCGTTGGTTAATGCGAGATATTACTGCGCGCAAGCAAGCCGAAGCAAAACTACGCGAGATTGAATTACAAAACTTGCAACTGCGCGAAACCGCACGCATAAAATCGCACTTTCTCGCGGTAATGTCGCATGAACTGCGTAGCCCGATGAATGCGATCATTGGGTTTTCGCAACTGCTACTTCGCAATCCTAGCGATCGCCTGTCTCCTCAACAAGCAAGTATGGTAAAGCGCATTCTCAATAGTGGAAAACACTTGCTGCACCTAATTGACGAAATTTTGGATTTTTCTAGACTCGAAGCAGGTCGCTTAGAATTACAACTTGAAGAGTTCAACTTGGCAGAACTTATTCATGCGACTACAGAAGAAATGCACCCCTTAGTCGAGCAGAAGCAATTAACATTACAAGTGCAATTAGATTTACAAAATCCCATAATTCTCAACGATAAATATCGCTTGCGCCAAGTCTTAATTAATCTACTGTCAAACGCGATTAAATTTACAGACTCTGGTAGTATTCAAGTTTCTGTTGGCGAACCTGCTTGCGAACAAATTGCGATCGCGGTTCAAGATACAGGAATTGGAATTGCAGCAGACGACCTCAATGAAATTTTTACAGAGTTTCGTCAAGTCAATCAAACGCTCGTTCGTCAACACGGCGGTACGGGCTTAGGACTCGCAATCACCGATCGCTTAGTCGAAATGATGCGCGGGTCGATCGCTGTCACGAGTGAGCTAGGTCAAGGTTCGACTTTCTGTGTTGAAATTCCTCGGCGAGTTCCTTGTTAA
- the rsmH gene encoding 16S rRNA (cytosine(1402)-N(4))-methyltransferase RsmH, translating to MTTSQSGIDSQPTFVHVPVLSRELLAELVVRPSGHYLDATVGGGGHSRLILAAAPDVRVTAIDQDTDAIAAAQVTLAPYQERVQFWHGNFAEYQPQTQFDGIIADLGVSSHHFDAPERGFSFRHAAPLDMRMNQQRSLTAAEIINHWDEAQLADIFFKYGEERLSRRIARRIVEQRPFQTTTQLAEAIASCVPRQYRYGRIHPATRVFQALRIVVNDELTVLETFLHRAPHWLLPQGRIAIISFHSLEDRIVKHALRAAPQLQVLTKKPITPQEDELATNPRARSAKLRVAQRLLDN from the coding sequence ATGACCACATCCCAAAGTGGAATTGATAGCCAACCTACATTTGTTCACGTACCTGTTTTAAGTCGGGAGTTACTCGCTGAGTTAGTCGTGCGTCCTAGTGGACATTATCTTGATGCAACGGTGGGTGGTGGCGGTCATAGTCGCTTGATTTTAGCAGCAGCCCCAGATGTGCGCGTGACAGCGATTGACCAAGACACAGATGCGATCGCCGCTGCGCAAGTAACACTTGCACCTTATCAGGAGCGCGTCCAATTTTGGCACGGAAATTTCGCCGAATATCAACCGCAAACGCAATTTGATGGCATTATTGCCGATTTGGGCGTGAGTTCGCACCACTTCGATGCACCGGAACGCGGTTTTAGTTTTCGTCACGCAGCACCTTTAGATATGCGGATGAATCAGCAGCGATCGCTCACTGCGGCTGAAATTATTAATCATTGGGATGAGGCACAACTTGCAGATATCTTCTTTAAATACGGTGAAGAACGACTATCGCGCCGAATTGCCCGTCGAATTGTCGAACAGCGTCCGTTTCAGACAACAACACAACTAGCTGAAGCGATCGCATCGTGCGTACCTCGTCAATATCGTTACGGTAGAATTCATCCGGCGACGCGGGTTTTTCAAGCTTTACGGATTGTTGTCAATGATGAGTTAACGGTGCTAGAAACTTTCTTACACCGCGCCCCGCACTGGTTGTTACCACAAGGCAGAATCGCGATTATTAGCTTTCATAGCCTAGAAGACCGAATTGTTAAACACGCCTTACGCGCTGCGCCTCAATTGCAAGTTCTCACAAAGAAACCGATTACACCTCAAGAAGATGAGTTGGCAACAAACCCGCGTGCGCGATCGGCAAAGTTGCGAGTTGCACAAAGACTGCTTGATAATTAA
- a CDS encoding Hpt domain-containing protein — MVQEQEQRILGYFIDEANDHLNTIEQGLVNLQDTLADAEMINAVFRAAHSVKGGAAMLGFDSIQQTSHRLEDYFKLLKENSTIQVDRKLETLLLQVFDTLQELIRHLETSLSLPEQVVDNLMAKTEPVFAELNQHLELLVQQAKESDRHSNASPTNESIRNDLLPVFQNQVMQKLREMLQLFKQPETPQSRQQLQECCQQLSQLGNQLQLPSWSKVCETASEAIANQDNNYRTLAPVVIKDLKQSQELVLAGRIAEVSTTQQLQALSTKNVHN; from the coding sequence ATGGTACAAGAGCAAGAACAACGGATTTTAGGCTACTTTATTGATGAAGCTAACGACCACCTCAATACAATCGAGCAAGGGTTAGTCAATCTCCAAGATACACTGGCAGACGCAGAAATGATCAATGCCGTTTTTCGCGCGGCGCATTCGGTCAAAGGTGGTGCTGCGATGCTAGGATTTGATAGTATTCAACAGACATCGCATCGTTTAGAAGATTATTTTAAGCTTCTCAAAGAAAACTCAACAATTCAAGTTGACCGAAAACTAGAAACATTACTTCTGCAAGTTTTTGATACTTTGCAAGAATTAATTAGGCATTTAGAAACATCATTATCGCTTCCTGAGCAGGTTGTGGATAATTTAATGGCAAAAACCGAGCCTGTATTTGCTGAGCTAAATCAGCATTTAGAACTGCTCGTGCAGCAAGCTAAAGAAAGCGATCGCCACTCTAATGCTTCACCTACCAACGAGTCAATTAGAAATGACTTGTTGCCAGTTTTTCAAAACCAAGTTATGCAAAAGCTGCGCGAGATGCTACAGCTATTCAAGCAACCTGAAACACCACAAAGCCGCCAACAACTACAAGAATGCTGTCAGCAACTATCACAATTAGGTAATCAGTTGCAACTACCTAGCTGGTCTAAAGTTTGCGAAACTGCATCAGAAGCGATCGCCAATCAAGATAATAACTATCGTACGCTTGCTCCTGTTGTTATTAAAGACCTCAAACAATCACAAGAATTAGTTTTAGCAGGTCGAATCGCTGAAGTTTCGACAACCCAACAGCTACAAGCCCTCTCGACTAAAAATGTACATAATTAG
- a CDS encoding methyl-accepting chemotaxis protein has product MTLSINHAQEYQEAQKAYIQGNYEAAVAIVERLLQEFPEDPNSHLLRGHLYCIHQQFAQAQAEYRTVIELAEDISLIDCANEALESIGQYESSQQSVNSTNSSEKEFEDTYLLMDIANDAETPLTHEQPEDRELAAFEEFDPHSFDFEHFDYNTPSISEFESPFPDAFSSAPDDRALDATSIDTFADPFAIAQPEVPSSIGKTILQDDELPGNSDLFATTAAAENLNESVSEPVATETSELEDTFGYPASQQHAAEVEDQTLLLSPTKLQVEEVELPSAEESKIEDTFGSKVPVNNGFVQDEHTTADPAARTSIQEFSITEFETFDDLGTVPEFEPSVSEIVAPNNNNDENVILGDLPSEVAATPTLNESVSPQTDDPSAASSNHAQGWRQHFENASLEKKQWLTASSVGVVSAVVVAALSLGSSFLTPVPSRAAVRNTGWMLAAAAGIAGFTTTRFLGQITTKQIKRATADLYLQFDALREGNFTPQPASQDELGQLVAKFNEMAHVIQATTSEAQRKARQQEAEKENLQRQVMRLLDDVEGAARGDLTVRAEVSADVMGAVADSFNLTIQSLREIVQQVKIAAKQVSKSATDSETFAQSLSSEALRQAEELAVTLNSVQVMTEGIQRVAESAREAELVARSASTTALKGGEAVERTVAGISEIRQTVAETTRKVKRLAESSQEISKIVALISQIASRTNLLALNASIEAARAGEAGRGFAIVADEVRQLADRVAKALREIEQIVKQIQSETGSVMTAMEEGTQQVIQGTHLAEQAKRSLEDIVQVSNRIDTLVGSITAETVAQTETSVAVASVMQSVELTAQANSQEAQRVSGSLKNLVKVAGDLLNSVERFRVETTESN; this is encoded by the coding sequence ATGACATTAAGTATCAATCACGCTCAGGAATACCAAGAGGCACAAAAAGCCTACATCCAAGGAAACTATGAAGCAGCAGTAGCAATTGTAGAACGATTACTCCAAGAGTTTCCTGAAGATCCAAATAGTCACTTGTTGCGGGGACATCTTTACTGCATACATCAACAATTCGCTCAAGCACAAGCCGAGTATCGCACTGTTATAGAGCTTGCAGAAGATATAAGTTTGATAGATTGTGCAAACGAAGCACTAGAGTCGATTGGTCAATACGAAAGTTCTCAACAATCAGTCAACTCGACAAACTCTTCCGAGAAAGAGTTTGAAGACACTTATTTATTAATGGATATTGCTAACGACGCTGAAACACCCCTCACCCACGAGCAACCTGAAGACCGCGAACTCGCTGCATTTGAGGAATTTGATCCCCATAGCTTTGATTTCGAGCATTTTGATTACAACACGCCATCGATTTCAGAATTTGAGTCCCCGTTTCCCGATGCTTTTAGTTCTGCACCCGACGATCGCGCGCTGGATGCAACGTCAATCGATACATTTGCCGATCCTTTCGCCATAGCTCAACCCGAAGTTCCATCGTCAATTGGTAAAACAATACTACAAGATGATGAATTACCAGGTAATTCAGACTTATTTGCAACTACCGCAGCCGCAGAAAACTTAAATGAAAGTGTTTCTGAGCCGGTAGCTACAGAAACGTCTGAACTTGAAGACACTTTCGGTTATCCTGCCTCACAACAACACGCGGCTGAAGTAGAAGATCAAACATTGCTTTTGTCTCCGACAAAGTTGCAAGTCGAAGAAGTTGAACTTCCTTCGGCAGAAGAATCAAAAATTGAAGATACCTTCGGCTCAAAAGTTCCTGTTAACAACGGATTTGTGCAAGACGAGCATACAACCGCAGATCCTGCAGCACGTACATCCATACAGGAATTTTCGATTACTGAATTTGAGACCTTTGACGATTTGGGCACTGTTCCTGAATTTGAGCCTTCAGTATCCGAGATCGTAGCGCCAAATAATAATAATGATGAAAATGTCATTCTAGGCGATTTGCCAAGTGAAGTCGCAGCTACACCAACTCTGAATGAATCGGTTTCCCCTCAAACAGACGATCCTTCAGCTGCATCTAGCAATCATGCTCAAGGGTGGCGTCAGCATTTTGAAAATGCTTCTTTAGAGAAAAAACAATGGTTAACTGCCAGTAGCGTCGGCGTTGTCTCAGCGGTTGTAGTTGCTGCTCTCAGCTTGGGTAGCTCGTTTCTCACTCCTGTACCAAGTAGAGCCGCCGTCAGAAATACTGGTTGGATGCTGGCAGCAGCAGCGGGAATAGCAGGTTTTACAACAACACGTTTTCTCGGTCAAATCACAACGAAACAAATCAAACGCGCAACTGCAGATCTCTATCTACAGTTTGATGCACTGCGAGAAGGAAATTTCACTCCACAACCTGCTTCGCAAGACGAATTAGGTCAACTCGTAGCTAAATTCAATGAAATGGCACATGTCATTCAAGCGACAACGAGTGAAGCACAGCGCAAAGCGCGACAACAAGAAGCAGAAAAAGAAAATTTGCAACGCCAAGTTATGCGCTTACTCGATGATGTTGAAGGTGCAGCGCGGGGAGATTTGACAGTGCGTGCGGAAGTCAGTGCTGACGTGATGGGTGCGGTTGCTGACTCGTTCAACTTGACCATTCAAAGCTTGCGGGAAATTGTGCAACAAGTGAAAATTGCGGCAAAGCAGGTGAGCAAGAGTGCTACAGATAGCGAAACATTTGCTCAAAGCTTGTCTTCCGAAGCGTTGCGCCAAGCTGAAGAACTTGCAGTAACGCTCAATTCGGTTCAGGTGATGACCGAAGGAATTCAACGCGTTGCAGAAAGTGCCCGCGAGGCAGAGTTGGTAGCGCGTTCGGCTTCAACAACTGCTTTGAAGGGAGGAGAAGCGGTAGAAAGAACGGTTGCAGGTATTTCGGAAATTCGCCAAACGGTTGCAGAAACGACACGTAAAGTTAAGCGCCTTGCTGAATCATCACAAGAAATTTCCAAAATCGTTGCCTTAATTTCGCAAATCGCTTCGCGGACGAACTTGTTAGCACTGAATGCCAGTATCGAAGCGGCACGGGCGGGCGAAGCTGGACGAGGTTTTGCCATTGTAGCCGATGAAGTTCGTCAACTTGCAGACCGCGTTGCTAAAGCACTGCGCGAAATTGAACAAATTGTTAAGCAAATTCAAAGCGAAACAGGTTCTGTAATGACGGCGATGGAAGAAGGTACGCAACAAGTTATTCAAGGAACGCACTTGGCGGAACAAGCCAAGCGATCGCTGGAAGACATTGTGCAAGTTTCTAATCGTATTGATACACTTGTCGGTTCAATTACCGCAGAAACCGTCGCGCAAACCGAAACTTCGGTTGCTGTGGCTTCGGTAATGCAATCTGTAGAATTAACCGCTCAAGCTAACTCGCAAGAAGCGCAACGCGTCTCTGGATCTTTGAAAAATCTTGTGAAAGTTGCAGGCGATTTACTTAACTCAGTCGAACGGTTCCGCGTAGAAACAACAGAATCGAACTAA
- a CDS encoding chemotaxis protein CheW, with the protein MSGNLELLITSDNPEQVANQLQELERPEGELHLRFYLASGQELAFSAMAIREVISAPPDRITPIPNTSPLLLGTLNLRGRVIWVADLGQFLGETSAVNTDRAEIPIIAVEDQETIIGLAVEQIVGMEWLDVEAIQPPTTTDNITPYLRGEWLLGDRTHQCLRLLDQKAIIRSNRWAAV; encoded by the coding sequence ATGAGCGGTAATCTAGAATTATTAATAACAAGTGATAATCCAGAGCAAGTTGCAAATCAGCTACAAGAGTTAGAAAGACCAGAGGGAGAACTGCACTTACGGTTTTACTTAGCATCTGGTCAAGAGCTAGCCTTCAGCGCAATGGCAATTAGAGAAGTGATTTCTGCACCACCCGATCGCATTACACCAATTCCTAACACTTCTCCTTTACTGCTAGGGACGCTGAATTTACGCGGGCGAGTCATTTGGGTAGCTGATTTAGGACAATTTTTAGGTGAAACATCTGCGGTAAATACAGATCGAGCAGAAATTCCGATTATTGCCGTAGAAGATCAAGAAACAATTATAGGGTTAGCTGTAGAACAGATTGTTGGTATGGAGTGGCTAGATGTTGAGGCAATTCAGCCGCCAACGACAACAGATAATATCACTCCATATTTGCGCGGTGAGTGGTTATTAGGCGATCGCACCCATCAGTGTCTTCGACTGCTCGACCAAAAAGCAATTATTCGGAGTAATCGATGGGCAGCAGTATGA
- a CDS encoding response regulator transcription factor, which yields MATVLVVEDSPTQREIIIQLLQKSGLQVTVAHDGVEALEQIQVSCPSIVVLDVVMPRMNGYELCRKLKTDPKTQNVRVIMCSTKGEEFDRHWGMKQGADAYIVKPFQSNEFLGTVKQLLQG from the coding sequence ATGGCAACAGTTTTAGTTGTGGAAGATAGTCCCACACAACGGGAAATTATCATACAACTCTTACAAAAAAGTGGTTTACAAGTTACCGTCGCCCATGATGGGGTTGAAGCTTTAGAGCAAATTCAAGTGTCTTGTCCATCGATCGTTGTCCTTGATGTTGTCATGCCACGAATGAATGGATATGAGCTTTGCCGTAAGTTGAAAACAGACCCAAAAACTCAAAATGTGCGGGTGATCATGTGCTCGACAAAAGGAGAAGAATTTGACCGTCATTGGGGAATGAAACAAGGCGCAGATGCATATATTGTTAAACCCTTTCAGTCCAATGAATTTTTAGGAACGGTGAAACAACTGCTGCAAGGATAA